One Mesorhizobium sp. L-2-11 genomic region harbors:
- a CDS encoding type II secretion system F family protein, whose amino-acid sequence MFGIDGTVLAFIVLAGFSAGAVAYAFLFNRISAERQVGRRLETIKTAETDGAVVKASRDRVAEAAKRRKSVQDSLKDLEQKHKTSQGIVKKPPLKAQIRQAGMKVSIERFYLYSAVCGVVLTFLAWFAGAPLFVLPGTLLVGGLGLPRWFVSFCRARRVKAFLNEFPNALDIIVRAVKSGLPLNDAVRLIANESPEPVKTEFRRIIDSQQMGLSIPDASMRMAETMPCTEASFFGIVIQIQSQAGGNLSEALGNLSRVLRDRKKMKAKVQALSMEAKASAVIIGALPFVVAFLVYLTSPNYIMPLFTTSVGNLILGCSAAWMSIGILVMRKMMNFDV is encoded by the coding sequence ATGTTTGGAATTGACGGCACCGTGCTGGCATTCATCGTGCTCGCCGGCTTCAGCGCCGGCGCAGTCGCCTACGCCTTTCTGTTCAACCGGATCAGCGCCGAGAGGCAGGTCGGCAGGCGGCTTGAAACGATCAAGACCGCCGAGACGGATGGTGCCGTCGTCAAGGCTTCGCGCGATCGTGTCGCGGAAGCGGCCAAGCGGCGCAAATCGGTTCAGGATTCGCTGAAGGATCTCGAACAGAAGCACAAAACCAGCCAGGGCATCGTCAAAAAACCGCCGCTGAAGGCCCAGATCCGTCAGGCGGGCATGAAGGTCTCGATCGAGCGCTTCTATCTCTACTCGGCGGTTTGCGGCGTCGTCCTGACGTTTCTTGCCTGGTTCGCCGGCGCGCCGTTGTTTGTCCTGCCGGGCACGCTCCTGGTCGGTGGCCTCGGCCTGCCACGCTGGTTCGTCTCGTTTTGCCGCGCCCGCCGGGTCAAGGCATTCCTCAACGAATTTCCGAACGCGCTCGACATCATCGTGCGTGCGGTCAAATCCGGCCTGCCGCTGAACGATGCCGTCCGCCTGATCGCCAATGAATCGCCCGAACCGGTCAAGACCGAGTTCCGCCGCATCATCGATTCGCAGCAGATGGGCCTGTCGATCCCCGACGCCAGCATGCGTATGGCCGAGACGATGCCGTGCACCGAGGCGAGCTTCTTCGGCATCGTCATCCAGATCCAGTCCCAGGCCGGCGGCAATCTCTCCGAGGCTCTGGGCAATCTTTCGCGGGTGCTTCGCGACCGCAAGAAGATGAAGGCCAAGGTCCAGGCGCTGTCGATGGAAGCGAAAGCGTCCGCGGTGATCATCGGCGCCTTGCCATTCGTCGTCGCCTTTCTCGTCTACCTGACAAGCCCGAACTACATCATGCCATTGTTCACCACCAGCGTCGGCAATCTGATCCTCGGCTGCTCCGCCGCCTGGATGTCGATCGGCATCCTGGTGATGCGCAAGATGATGAACTTCGATGTTTAG
- a CDS encoding Flp family type IVb pilin, translating to MSNLIARFVKDESGATAIEYGLIAALIALAIMVGATSLGDALNAKFTTIAGKVSGS from the coding sequence ATGTCTAATCTCATTGCACGTTTTGTGAAGGACGAATCCGGCGCGACCGCCATCGAATACGGTCTGATCGCCGCACTCATCGCGCTCGCCATCATGGTCGGCGCCACCTCGCTGGGCGACGCGCTGAACGCCAAGTTCACCACCATCGCCGGTAAGGTGAGCGGTAGCTGA
- a CDS encoding IS110 family transposase codes for MEQLIRIGMDTSKSVFQLHGVDAAERPVLVRKLRRRAVVPFFAKLAPVRIGLEACGGSHYWARTLSGLGHEVVLIAAQHVKPYVRRGKHDAADAEATCEAMSRPRTRFVGVKSGEQQAAQMLFGVREQLVRRRTQLSNTIRGYAAEFGLVAAQGLARIEPLLARIAGDATVPALAKELFETLGEEYRAVCARYAAIDKKLLAHHRKDETGQRLAAMPGVGPVVASLLGVKVTDATAFGSGRDFAAWLGLTPKNHSTAGKNRLGVITRAGDEMLRQALVVGATAHIQQVRRGRAKASPWLAALIARKPPKLAAVALANKTARMAWKMMITGEPYRCGPSGQPDASSPPSRPLRAACGGGLRPALTAAQHGADMPG; via the coding sequence GTGGAACAGCTTATCCGTATTGGCATGGATACGTCCAAGAGTGTTTTTCAGCTGCATGGTGTCGACGCTGCGGAGCGTCCGGTGCTGGTGCGTAAATTGCGACGGCGGGCGGTAGTCCCGTTCTTCGCCAAGCTTGCGCCAGTGAGGATCGGGTTGGAGGCGTGCGGCGGCTCGCATTACTGGGCGCGCACGCTGTCGGGGCTGGGTCATGAGGTGGTGCTGATCGCGGCGCAGCACGTGAAGCCGTATGTGCGGCGCGGCAAGCATGACGCGGCTGACGCCGAGGCGACCTGCGAGGCGATGAGCCGGCCCAGGACACGCTTTGTTGGGGTCAAGAGCGGCGAGCAGCAAGCGGCGCAGATGCTGTTTGGGGTGCGCGAGCAGCTGGTGCGGCGGCGCACGCAGCTTTCCAACACGATCCGCGGCTACGCAGCCGAATTCGGCCTGGTGGCCGCACAAGGCCTTGCCCGCATCGAGCCACTGCTGGCCCGCATTGCCGGCGACGCGACGGTGCCGGCGCTGGCAAAGGAACTGTTTGAGACGCTCGGCGAGGAATACCGCGCGGTGTGCGCGCGATACGCGGCAATCGACAAGAAGCTGTTGGCCCATCACCGCAAGGACGAGACTGGACAGCGACTGGCTGCGATGCCCGGCGTCGGGCCGGTCGTGGCGAGCCTGCTCGGCGTCAAGGTCACTGATGCGACAGCGTTCGGCTCGGGACGCGACTTCGCGGCGTGGCTGGGGCTGACGCCGAAGAACCATTCGACCGCCGGCAAGAACCGGCTGGGGGTGATCACGCGGGCCGGCGACGAGATGCTGCGGCAGGCGCTGGTGGTGGGCGCGACGGCCCACATCCAGCAGGTGCGTCGCGGCCGCGCCAAGGCCTCGCCGTGGCTGGCGGCGTTGATTGCGCGCAAGCCGCCGAAGCTGGCGGCTGTGGCGCTCGCCAACAAGACCGCCCGCATGGCCTGGAAGATGATGATCACCGGCGAGCCGTACCGTTGCGGCCCATCCGGGCAGCCTGACGCCTCCTCGCCGCCCTCAAGGCCGCTTCGCGCCGCCTGCGGCGGTGGCCTGCGGCCAGCCCTGACCGCGGCTCAGCACGGCGCTGACATGCCCGGATAG
- a CDS encoding A24 family peptidase — MLEAVIFVVFPFCMLFAAISDMLSMTIANRVPVLLVAVFALVAPLTGMDWASYGWHFAAGGLVLAVTFGLFALGGMGGGDAKLLAATAVWMGLNIHLVEYLVVSTSIGGLLTLAILVYRKSPLAAVTSHNPFLRHFADETSGVPYGIALGIGGLLTFPDSPLMAWALARLAA, encoded by the coding sequence ATGCTTGAAGCCGTGATCTTCGTCGTGTTTCCGTTCTGCATGCTCTTTGCCGCGATCTCCGACATGCTGTCGATGACAATCGCCAATCGCGTGCCGGTGCTGCTTGTCGCCGTCTTCGCCCTGGTCGCGCCGCTGACCGGCATGGACTGGGCAAGCTATGGCTGGCATTTCGCCGCCGGTGGCCTGGTTCTCGCCGTGACCTTTGGGCTGTTCGCGCTGGGCGGCATGGGTGGCGGCGACGCCAAGCTGCTGGCCGCCACCGCCGTTTGGATGGGGCTGAACATCCACCTCGTCGAATATCTCGTGGTCTCGACCTCCATCGGTGGCCTGCTGACGCTCGCCATCCTCGTCTATCGGAAATCGCCGCTTGCAGCCGTCACAAGCCACAATCCGTTCTTACGCCATTTCGCCGACGAGACATCAGGCGTTCCCTATGGCATTGCGCTTGGCATTGGCGGCCTGCTCACCTTTCCGGATTCGCCGTTGATGGCGTGGGCACTTGCAAGGCTGGCGGCCTGA
- a CDS encoding tetratricopeptide repeat protein — MPTNSMTNARGKRLITTAFIMALAASVAGCGTSKLTTGSIGRPSGKPLETMSAGELHKATIALGQSYAKNPNDKRIATNYAAALQMDGDADQSLAVMRKLAIVLPKDREVLAAYGKALAANGQFEPALDAVRRAQTPEYPDWKLVSAEAAILDQLGQRDAARQNYRKALDLKPNEPSILSNLGMSYVLEGDLRTAETYMSSAAQQPNADSRVRQNLALVVGLQGRFDEAEKIASQELSSEQAQANVAYLRQMLAQQNAWSQLKDQDKTKPATN; from the coding sequence ATGCCGACCAACAGCATGACGAACGCCAGGGGAAAGCGGCTGATCACCACGGCATTCATAATGGCGCTCGCGGCCAGCGTTGCAGGCTGCGGAACCAGCAAGTTGACGACGGGCTCGATAGGACGCCCCAGCGGCAAACCGTTGGAAACCATGTCGGCCGGCGAGTTGCACAAGGCGACGATCGCGCTGGGTCAGTCCTATGCCAAGAACCCCAACGACAAGCGGATCGCGACGAATTATGCCGCGGCGCTGCAAATGGATGGCGACGCCGACCAGTCGCTCGCCGTGATGCGCAAACTGGCGATCGTCCTGCCGAAGGACCGCGAAGTGCTCGCCGCCTATGGCAAGGCGCTTGCCGCCAACGGGCAGTTCGAGCCGGCGCTCGACGCGGTGCGCCGCGCGCAGACACCGGAATATCCCGACTGGAAGCTGGTGTCGGCGGAAGCCGCTATTCTCGATCAGCTTGGCCAGAGAGACGCGGCGCGCCAGAATTACCGCAAGGCGCTTGACCTCAAGCCGAACGAACCTTCGATCCTTTCCAATCTCGGCATGTCCTATGTGCTGGAAGGTGATCTGCGCACGGCTGAAACCTATATGAGCTCGGCCGCCCAGCAGCCGAACGCCGACAGCCGCGTCCGCCAGAACCTGGCGCTGGTCGTCGGCCTGCAGGGCCGCTTCGACGAGGCCGAGAAGATCGCCTCGCAGGAGCTTTCGTCCGAACAGGCGCAGGCGAACGTGGCTTATCTTCGCCAGATGCTCGCCCAGCAGAACGCCTGGAGCCAACTCAAGGACCAGGACAAGACAAAGCCCGCCACCAACTGA
- a CDS encoding type II and III secretion system protein family protein, whose translation MRLNAPVVLAAAIGLFLLGTNAHGLLEANAAGAEVSASTATQRVKLGLNKSVVIDLPSDAYDILVANPAVADAVTRTARRIYLFGKAVGDTNIFVFGPNGEQIVSLDLAVERDVAGLEDYIRRFIPSSSITVELLNDNVVLTGTVDTPLDAKRAVDLATIFVSGGEATTGQYSQTAFGGSAEAGVDIDNPDSERRVSQIVNLLQIIGDDQVTLKVTVAEVSRSVMKQLGVNLIGSGSSNGISWSAISDNFAGLGKSLSNSGLAIGTSTLDAYINAMEQSGVMKTLAEPTLTAVSGEKATFKVGGEYNLVTSASRAVSDDNQTGVKTYEIEKIEYGIGLEFQPVVLSPGRISLKVRTSVSEPTTEGSVSLSDGVTSPGMNALSIRKRLADTTVELPSGGSMMIAGLVRDDIRQAVNGLPGLTKIPVLGTLFRSRDFVRNETELVIIITPYLVKPVTRNALAKPDDNFNAASDGAGMFLGRVNRVYGTMQTDKPNGRYHGVVGFIYK comes from the coding sequence ATGAGGTTAAACGCTCCGGTCGTACTGGCTGCGGCAATCGGCCTGTTCCTGCTTGGGACCAACGCGCATGGCCTCCTCGAGGCCAATGCGGCAGGCGCCGAGGTGTCGGCTTCGACCGCCACCCAGCGCGTAAAGCTCGGTCTCAACAAATCCGTGGTCATCGACCTGCCGAGCGATGCCTATGATATTCTCGTCGCCAACCCGGCGGTCGCCGATGCGGTGACCCGCACCGCCAGGCGCATCTATCTCTTTGGAAAGGCGGTCGGCGACACCAACATCTTCGTCTTCGGCCCCAATGGCGAACAGATCGTCAGCCTGGATCTGGCGGTCGAACGCGACGTTGCCGGACTGGAAGACTATATCAGGCGCTTCATACCGTCATCGAGCATCACGGTCGAATTGCTGAACGACAACGTCGTCCTGACCGGAACCGTGGACACGCCCCTGGATGCCAAGCGCGCGGTCGATCTGGCCACCATCTTCGTGTCGGGCGGTGAAGCGACCACTGGACAGTATTCGCAGACCGCCTTCGGCGGCTCGGCCGAAGCCGGCGTCGACATCGACAATCCCGATTCCGAGCGTCGCGTCAGCCAGATCGTCAACCTGCTGCAGATCATCGGCGACGACCAGGTGACGCTGAAGGTGACGGTCGCCGAAGTCAGCCGCTCGGTAATGAAGCAACTCGGTGTCAACCTGATCGGCAGCGGCAGCAGCAACGGCATCAGTTGGAGCGCGATAAGCGACAACTTCGCCGGCTTGGGCAAGTCGCTGTCGAACTCTGGCCTGGCTATCGGCACCTCGACGCTGGACGCCTACATAAACGCCATGGAACAGTCAGGCGTCATGAAAACCCTGGCCGAGCCGACGTTGACGGCCGTATCCGGCGAGAAGGCGACCTTCAAAGTCGGCGGCGAATATAATTTGGTGACCAGCGCTTCCCGAGCCGTGTCCGACGATAACCAGACCGGTGTGAAGACGTATGAAATCGAGAAGATCGAATACGGCATTGGCCTGGAATTCCAGCCGGTGGTGCTGTCTCCCGGCCGCATCAGCCTGAAGGTCAGGACGTCGGTTTCCGAGCCGACGACGGAGGGATCGGTATCTTTGTCCGATGGCGTAACAAGCCCCGGTATGAACGCCCTGTCGATTCGTAAACGCTTGGCCGACACGACGGTGGAGCTGCCTTCCGGCGGCTCGATGATGATCGCCGGCCTGGTTCGGGATGACATCAGGCAAGCCGTCAACGGCCTGCCGGGGCTGACCAAGATTCCGGTGCTCGGCACGCTGTTCCGCAGCCGCGATTTCGTCCGCAACGAGACCGAGCTGGTCATCATCATCACGCCCTATCTGGTCAAGCCGGTGACGCGCAACGCCCTTGCCAAGCCGGACGACAATTTCAACGCCGCCAGCGACGGCGCCGGCATGTTCCTTGGCCGTGTCAATCGCGTCTACGGCACCATGCAGACCGACAAGCCCAACGGCCGTTATCACGGCGTCGTCGGCTTCATCTACAAATAG
- the cpaB gene encoding Flp pilus assembly protein CpaB, with amino-acid sequence MPASRLIILGVAVAAAGGAGYVAKNMVAAPPPQIVDSGPETPAIALQDVLVLSGDVPMGSPLDNNIAWQSWPADGINANFITRAAEPDALEKLKGGIARVAMYAGEPLRRSKLIGEGQSFMSSILPSGMRAVATAVSADTSAGGFILPNDFVDVIMTRRADAAGGGSGFTTETILKNIRVLAIDQTIQEDEEGKRTRVGQTATLELTPQQAEIITVAQQMADRLTLALRSITDTQEKDLGEADYLVSGNGRRGTVRLIKSGEVSEVGARQ; translated from the coding sequence ATGCCAGCATCCCGATTGATCATTCTAGGCGTGGCGGTAGCCGCGGCGGGTGGCGCAGGATATGTCGCAAAAAACATGGTGGCGGCTCCGCCGCCTCAAATCGTCGATTCCGGCCCCGAGACGCCGGCAATCGCGCTGCAGGACGTGCTTGTCCTGTCCGGTGACGTTCCGATGGGCAGCCCGCTCGACAACAACATCGCCTGGCAGTCATGGCCGGCCGATGGCATCAACGCGAATTTCATCACCCGCGCCGCCGAGCCCGATGCGTTGGAGAAGCTGAAAGGCGGTATTGCCCGTGTGGCGATGTATGCCGGTGAGCCGCTGCGCCGCTCCAAGCTGATCGGCGAGGGACAGAGCTTCATGTCGTCGATCCTGCCCTCGGGCATGCGGGCCGTCGCCACAGCCGTATCGGCCGACACTTCGGCCGGCGGCTTCATTCTTCCCAATGATTTCGTCGACGTCATCATGACCCGCAGAGCCGATGCGGCAGGCGGCGGCAGCGGCTTTACCACCGAGACCATCCTCAAGAACATTCGCGTCCTGGCGATCGACCAGACCATCCAGGAGGACGAGGAAGGCAAGCGCACCAGGGTCGGCCAGACCGCCACCCTGGAACTGACACCGCAGCAGGCGGAAATCATCACAGTCGCCCAGCAGATGGCGGATCGGCTGACATTAGCGCTGCGGTCGATCACCGACACCCAGGAGAAGGATCTGGGCGAGGCCGACTATCTCGTTTCCGGCAATGGGCGGCGCGGCACGGTGCGCCTGATCAAGTCGGGCGAAGTTTCCGAAGTGGGAGCAAGGCAATGA
- a CDS encoding CpaF family protein, with protein sequence MFGKRGSDDGSRSTPEFRQPAPAPAAPAAKPVETAVLAKPAPPPSGTLGAPAPVRRAVEAPPLAPEPKKLQRQKSETYYDTKSQVFAALIDTIDLSQLAKLDPESAREEIRDIVNDIIAIKNFAMSIAEQEELLEDICNDVLGYGPLEPLLARDDIADIMVNGSKDVYIEVNGKVEQTGIRFRDNQQLLNICQRIVSQVGRRVDESSPICDARLPDGSRVNVIAPPLAIDGTALTIRKFKKDKLTLDQLVKFGAISPHGAEILKIIGRVRCNIVISGGTGSGKTTLLNCLTNYIDREERVITCEDSAELQLQQPHVVRLETRPPNLEGEGEVTMRDLVKNCLRMRPERIIVGEVRGPEVFDLLQAMNTGHDGSMGTIHSNSPRECLNRIESMIAMGGYTLPQKTVREIVVGSVDVIIQAARLRDGSRRITHITEVIGMEGDVIITQDIVLYNIKGEDANGRLLGEHVSTGIGRPHFWERARYYGEEQRLANALEAMEKRAD encoded by the coding sequence ATGTTTGGTAAAAGAGGCAGCGACGACGGCAGCCGGTCCACCCCGGAATTCCGCCAGCCGGCACCAGCGCCTGCCGCGCCGGCGGCAAAACCTGTTGAAACGGCGGTTCTTGCCAAACCCGCACCGCCGCCATCTGGCACGCTTGGCGCGCCGGCGCCCGTGCGCCGTGCGGTCGAGGCGCCGCCATTGGCCCCGGAGCCGAAAAAGCTCCAGCGCCAAAAGAGCGAAACCTACTACGATACCAAGAGCCAGGTCTTTGCCGCGCTCATCGACACCATCGACCTGTCGCAACTCGCCAAGCTCGATCCGGAGAGCGCACGCGAGGAAATCCGCGACATCGTCAACGATATCATCGCGATCAAGAATTTCGCGATGTCGATCGCCGAGCAGGAAGAACTGCTGGAGGATATCTGTAATGACGTGCTCGGTTACGGGCCGCTGGAGCCGTTGCTCGCCCGCGACGACATCGCCGACATCATGGTCAACGGCTCCAAGGACGTTTATATCGAGGTAAACGGCAAGGTCGAGCAGACCGGCATTCGTTTCCGCGATAACCAGCAGCTCCTCAACATCTGCCAGCGCATCGTCAGCCAGGTTGGCCGCCGCGTCGATGAATCGAGCCCGATCTGCGACGCGCGCCTTCCCGATGGCTCCCGCGTCAACGTCATCGCGCCGCCACTCGCCATCGACGGCACCGCGCTCACCATCCGCAAGTTCAAGAAGGACAAGCTGACGCTCGACCAGCTGGTCAAGTTCGGCGCCATTTCGCCGCACGGCGCCGAGATTCTCAAGATCATTGGCCGCGTCCGCTGCAACATCGTCATTTCAGGCGGTACCGGTTCGGGCAAGACGACGCTGCTCAACTGCCTGACCAATTATATCGACCGCGAGGAACGCGTCATCACCTGCGAGGATTCGGCCGAGCTGCAGTTGCAGCAGCCGCATGTCGTGCGTCTGGAAACCCGCCCGCCCAATCTCGAGGGCGAGGGCGAGGTGACCATGCGCGATCTGGTCAAGAACTGCCTGCGCATGCGGCCCGAGCGCATCATCGTCGGCGAAGTGCGCGGACCTGAAGTGTTCGATCTTCTGCAGGCGATGAACACCGGCCATGACGGCTCGATGGGCACGATCCACTCGAACAGCCCGCGCGAATGCCTGAACCGTATCGAATCGATGATCGCGATGGGCGGTTACACGCTGCCGCAGAAAACCGTGCGTGAAATCGTCGTCGGTTCCGTGGACGTGATCATCCAGGCGGCACGCCTGCGCGACGGATCGCGGCGCATCACCCACATCACCGAGGTGATCGGAATGGAGGGCGACGTCATCATCACGCAGGACATCGTTCTCTACAACATCAAAGGCGAGGACGCGAACGGCAGGCTGCTGGGAGAGCATGTTTCAACAGGCATCGGTCGTCCGCATTTCTGGGAGCGCGCCCGCTACTATGGCGAGGAACAGCGCCTCGCCAATGCGCTCGAGGCAATGGAGAAACGCGCTGACTGA
- a CDS encoding type II secretion system F family protein, with protein MTENVVKTLTDPAFLIALLVGIAVFATVFTLLPAFGGNQLKARMKSVALERDELRAKQRARLALDADRRRKGLREQQSIGMRNIVDRLDLRRALADEGTLQKLKVAGFRGQNPLTRFLFFRLILPFVGFALAAIYLFVLGGLPEQPPVIKLFVCIVVAYAGFYAPVLYVNNRATKRKQSIQMAWPDALDLMLICVESGMSVEAAFRKVADEIGAQSVALAEEFILTNAELSYLQERKQAYENLASRTGLESVKSVSQALVQAERYGTPVAHALRVLAGESRDMRMNAAEKKAAALPPKLTVPMILFFLPVLFAIILGPAGIQVSERGIFGDQPSSSSQ; from the coding sequence ATGACCGAGAACGTCGTCAAAACCCTTACCGATCCGGCATTTCTGATTGCCCTGTTGGTCGGCATTGCGGTGTTTGCGACCGTGTTCACGCTGCTGCCTGCCTTTGGCGGAAACCAGCTCAAGGCGCGCATGAAATCGGTGGCGCTGGAGCGCGACGAACTGCGCGCCAAGCAGCGTGCGCGGCTTGCCCTCGATGCCGATCGCCGCCGCAAGGGCCTGCGCGAGCAACAGTCGATCGGCATGCGCAATATTGTCGACCGGCTGGACCTGAGGCGCGCCCTGGCCGATGAAGGCACCTTGCAGAAACTCAAGGTGGCTGGCTTCCGCGGGCAGAATCCGTTGACGCGTTTCCTTTTCTTTCGTCTGATCCTGCCCTTTGTCGGCTTTGCCCTGGCCGCGATCTATCTGTTCGTGCTCGGCGGGTTGCCGGAGCAGCCGCCTGTCATCAAGTTGTTCGTCTGTATCGTCGTCGCCTATGCGGGTTTTTACGCGCCGGTGCTCTATGTCAACAACCGCGCCACCAAGCGCAAGCAGTCGATCCAGATGGCGTGGCCGGACGCGCTCGACCTGATGCTGATCTGCGTCGAATCCGGCATGTCGGTGGAGGCGGCGTTTCGCAAGGTCGCCGACGAGATCGGCGCGCAGTCGGTGGCGCTTGCCGAAGAGTTCATCCTGACCAATGCCGAGCTTTCCTACTTGCAGGAACGCAAGCAGGCTTACGAGAACCTTGCAAGCCGCACCGGGCTGGAATCGGTCAAGTCGGTGTCGCAGGCGCTGGTCCAGGCCGAGCGCTACGGCACGCCGGTGGCGCACGCGCTGCGCGTGCTTGCCGGCGAAAGCCGCGACATGCGCATGAACGCCGCCGAGAAGAAGGCCGCGGCCCTGCCGCCGAAGCTCACCGTGCCGATGATCCTGTTCTTCCTGCCGGTGCTGTTCGCCATCATACTGGGTCCCGCCGGCATCCAGGTAAGCGAGCGCGGCATTTTCGGCGACCAGCCGTCATCGAGCAGCCAATAG
- a CDS encoding CpaD family pilus assembly protein, which yields MSQSALKARTITAAMRSGRSRICRPVLPLLAGAVAVLLAGCANRDSITVGAVPDDYRTNHPIVIAEKNQKIDLPVGAGDRGMTRSQRDTLLGFLDGYDKSAAPTLTISIPSGSANEIAATAAGRDFARLAIASGISRNRIVITTYQSVSAEASAPIRVAYVTVKAQTGRCGRWPEDLLQTSENKHHADFGCSYQNNLAAQMANPTDLLGPRKQSDIDAENRGEVIDVYRQRGISDEFLGNSEVDY from the coding sequence ATGTCTCAGTCGGCGTTGAAGGCAAGGACGATCACCGCAGCGATGCGATCCGGCCGTTCGCGGATCTGCCGGCCGGTCCTGCCGCTCCTGGCGGGTGCGGTCGCGGTATTGCTGGCCGGCTGCGCCAACCGGGACAGCATCACGGTCGGCGCTGTTCCGGACGACTATCGCACCAACCATCCGATCGTCATCGCCGAGAAAAACCAGAAGATCGACCTTCCGGTCGGCGCCGGCGATCGCGGCATGACCCGGTCGCAGCGCGACACGCTTCTGGGCTTCCTGGACGGCTATGACAAGAGCGCCGCTCCGACCCTGACGATCTCGATCCCGAGCGGTTCGGCCAACGAGATCGCCGCGACCGCGGCCGGGCGCGATTTCGCCAGGCTTGCGATTGCCAGCGGCATCAGCCGGAACCGGATTGTCATCACCACCTACCAGTCGGTTTCGGCCGAAGCGTCCGCCCCGATCCGCGTCGCCTATGTCACGGTGAAGGCGCAGACCGGCAGATGCGGGCGCTGGCCCGAAGACCTGCTGCAGACCTCGGAAAACAAGCACCATGCCGATTTCGGCTGCTCATATCAGAACAATCTTGCCGCCCAGATGGCAAACCCGACCGATCTGCTCGGGCCGCGCAAGCAATCCGATATCGACGCGGAAAATCGCGGCGAAGTGATCGACGTCTACCGCCAGAGAGGCATTTCGGACGAATTCCTCGGCAATTCGGAAGTCGATTATTGA
- a CDS encoding AAA family ATPase produces MSNLAYDTGIDGGEISQQDIAAMQALRPIPRISIQAFCETEGVANPVERAGEDRRMAKAHLKVHMGGIATAIEFYQSAPTPNLILLESRSEPKQLLEQLTQLSEYCDPTSKVVVIGHYNDVGLYRELIRSGISEYVIAPVSMADIVSVVSTIFVDPEAEPIGRSIAFIGAKGGVGSSTIAHNVAWAMSSLFKSEVVVADLDLAFGTANINFDQDPAQGIAEAVFSPERLDEVYLDRLLAQCAEHLSLLAAPSTLDRVYDFDPDAFTQLIDTAQRSVPLLVLDVPHVWTGWTKNILVKADEIVITATPELANLRNTKNLTDMLKRLRPNDPPPKLIINQAGMPKRPEISTSDFADSLGLSPMSVIAFEPLLFGNAANNGRMLGEMDARNPVVGTINEIAHVLTGRSEIKARKKAGLGNLLGKLSRGKK; encoded by the coding sequence ATGAGCAATCTTGCCTACGACACCGGGATAGATGGCGGCGAAATCTCGCAGCAGGACATCGCCGCCATGCAGGCGTTGCGGCCGATTCCGCGCATCTCGATTCAGGCATTCTGCGAGACCGAGGGCGTTGCCAATCCGGTCGAGCGCGCCGGAGAGGATCGTCGCATGGCGAAGGCCCATCTGAAGGTTCATATGGGCGGCATCGCCACCGCCATCGAGTTCTACCAATCGGCGCCGACACCGAACCTGATCCTGCTGGAATCGCGCAGCGAGCCGAAGCAATTGCTCGAGCAGCTCACGCAGCTCTCCGAATATTGCGATCCGACCTCAAAGGTCGTGGTCATCGGCCACTACAATGATGTCGGGTTGTATCGCGAGCTCATCCGCTCCGGCATTTCCGAATATGTCATCGCGCCGGTATCGATGGCCGATATCGTCAGCGTGGTATCGACGATCTTCGTTGATCCGGAAGCCGAGCCGATCGGCCGCTCGATCGCCTTCATCGGCGCCAAGGGTGGCGTCGGCTCCTCGACCATTGCCCACAATGTGGCCTGGGCGATGTCGTCGCTGTTCAAGTCCGAAGTGGTTGTCGCCGATCTCGACCTGGCTTTCGGAACCGCCAACATCAATTTCGATCAGGATCCGGCGCAAGGCATTGCCGAAGCCGTTTTCTCGCCGGAGCGCCTCGACGAGGTCTATCTCGACCGGCTGCTCGCCCAGTGCGCCGAGCATTTGTCGCTGCTTGCAGCGCCGTCAACTCTCGATCGGGTCTACGATTTCGATCCCGACGCTTTCACGCAGCTTATCGACACGGCGCAGCGCAGCGTGCCGCTGCTGGTGCTCGATGTTCCGCACGTCTGGACAGGCTGGACCAAGAACATACTGGTCAAGGCCGACGAGATCGTGATCACGGCGACGCCGGAGCTGGCCAATCTGCGCAACACCAAGAATCTCACCGACATGCTCAAGCGGCTTCGCCCCAACGATCCGCCGCCGAAGCTGATCATCAATCAGGCCGGTATGCCGAAGCGCCCGGAGATCTCGACATCCGACTTCGCCGACTCGCTCGGCCTGTCGCCGATGTCGGTCATTGCTTTCGAGCCGCTGTTGTTCGGAAACGCCGCCAACAATGGGCGCATGCTCGGCGAGATGGATGCCAGGAACCCGGTCGTCGGCACGATCAACGAGATTGCGCATGTGCTGACCGGGCGCAGCGAAATCAAGGCGAGAAAGAAAGCGGGCCTAGGCAATCTCCTTGGCAAGCTCTCGCGCGGCAAGAAGTGA